The Tepidisphaeraceae bacterium genome includes a region encoding these proteins:
- a CDS encoding aminotransferase class I/II-fold pyridoxal phosphate-dependent enzyme, producing the protein MIDFSSNNYLGLTHHPQIATAMRAAIDRVGAGAGAAGLISGHTVFHERAESAIANWKGTAGAVLLPSGYQANHAAVQALAAIGRDTGGVRFLLDKLCHASLIDAVRGSGAEYRVFPHNGVDKLSRLLADRPAGQLQVVVTESIFSMDGDAADLRAIASLKDSHDFLLLVDDAHGGGVYGEGGAGLASELGVAAAVDLTVTTFSKAAGVAGGAVCGSQELCDAVINHGRGYIYSTAVPAVIAVGVEAAIDVMRREPDRATRVRQLARRVRDELGIAGASPIDSPIVPILLGTEESALTAAAQLESVGLLVVAVRPPTVPKGGSRLRVTLSSAHSDAEVRQLIDAVRAVRERPSAT; encoded by the coding sequence TTGATCGATTTCTCGTCGAACAATTATCTCGGTCTGACGCACCATCCGCAGATCGCCACCGCGATGAGGGCCGCGATCGACCGGGTCGGCGCCGGCGCGGGGGCGGCCGGGCTGATCAGTGGCCACACGGTATTCCACGAGCGCGCCGAGTCCGCCATCGCCAACTGGAAGGGCACCGCCGGCGCAGTGCTGTTGCCCAGCGGCTACCAGGCCAACCACGCCGCGGTGCAGGCGCTGGCCGCGATCGGGCGCGACACCGGTGGCGTGCGGTTCCTGCTCGACAAGCTGTGTCACGCCTCGCTCATCGACGCCGTCCGCGGCAGCGGCGCGGAGTACCGCGTCTTCCCGCACAACGGTGTCGACAAACTGTCGCGCTTGCTTGCGGATCGCCCCGCTGGGCAGCTTCAGGTCGTCGTTACCGAATCGATCTTCAGCATGGACGGCGACGCCGCCGATCTGCGGGCGATTGCGTCGCTGAAGGATTCGCACGACTTCCTACTTCTAGTCGACGATGCGCATGGTGGCGGTGTGTACGGTGAAGGTGGGGCGGGACTAGCAAGTGAACTGGGCGTCGCGGCGGCGGTGGACCTGACGGTGACCACCTTCTCGAAGGCGGCGGGTGTGGCGGGTGGGGCGGTTTGTGGGTCGCAGGAACTGTGCGATGCCGTCATCAACCATGGTCGCGGGTACATCTACTCGACGGCGGTTCCCGCGGTTATCGCGGTGGGAGTCGAAGCGGCCATCGACGTGATGCGACGCGAGCCCGATCGGGCGACGCGGGTTCGACAGTTAGCACGCCGGGTTCGAGACGAGCTCGGCATCGCGGGCGCATCGCCGATCGATTCACCCATCGTGCCGATCTTGCTGGGAACAGAAGAGTCCGCTTTGACCGCGGCTGCACAGTTGGAGTCGGTGGGCTTGCTGGTGGTGGCGGTGCGGCCACCCACCGTGCCGAAGGGGGGCAGTCGGTTGCGCGTCACGCTCTCAAGCGCCCACTCCGATGCGGAAGTTCGGCAGTTGATCGACGCGGTTCGAGCAGTAAGAGAACGTCCCTCCGCTACATAG
- a CDS encoding MlaD family protein has protein sequence MAPAKRNLLVGTTVLGAFLVLGWMIIQFGGSIATPFAAPVLNVSFTTTRADGVVEGSPIMYRGVNVGKVTKVSLLPDNENVDILAQINRELNLPANVQGTIRQTNVFGGGAAISLDLTNGQPEGQLADGAKLQSRFAGSGLIPPEIAELASDLRETSRQFRESNVVPNMNAQLTKIGTLIEELTNFVTDTETQDNLRKSLANVRTATESANRITANFERFSAKLESIGDNTDRVVTKAGDSVDDLSKQLTERMSQISQLLHTTQSIAAKIDKGEGTAGRLVNDPKLYAGLVETTESLNLIVRDMQRLVQQWEQEGVSLKLK, from the coding sequence ATGGCACCTGCAAAGCGAAATCTTCTGGTGGGCACGACGGTCCTGGGCGCATTCTTGGTACTGGGCTGGATGATCATCCAGTTTGGCGGATCGATCGCCACGCCGTTCGCGGCACCGGTGTTGAACGTGTCGTTCACCACGACGCGCGCCGACGGCGTCGTCGAGGGCTCGCCGATCATGTATCGCGGTGTGAACGTCGGCAAGGTGACCAAGGTCAGCCTGCTGCCCGACAACGAGAACGTCGACATCCTGGCGCAGATCAACCGCGAGCTGAATTTGCCCGCCAACGTGCAGGGCACCATTCGCCAGACCAACGTCTTCGGTGGTGGCGCAGCGATCTCGCTCGACCTGACCAACGGCCAGCCCGAAGGCCAGTTGGCCGACGGGGCCAAGCTGCAATCCCGCTTCGCTGGGTCGGGCCTCATTCCGCCTGAGATTGCGGAACTGGCGTCGGACCTGCGCGAGACGAGCCGTCAATTTCGCGAGTCGAACGTGGTGCCGAACATGAACGCGCAGCTGACCAAGATCGGCACGCTGATCGAAGAGCTGACGAATTTCGTCACCGATACCGAGACGCAGGACAACCTCCGCAAGTCGCTCGCCAACGTCCGCACCGCCACCGAGTCGGCCAACCGCATCACCGCGAACTTCGAGCGATTCAGCGCGAAGCTGGAATCGATCGGTGACAACACCGACCGCGTCGTGACCAAGGCTGGCGATAGCGTCGATGACCTGTCGAAGCAGCTCACCGAACGCATGTCGCAGATCTCGCAACTGCTGCACACCACCCAATCGATCGCCGCCAAGATCGACAAAGGCGAGGGCACCGCTGGCCGCCTCGTGAACGACCCCAAACTGTACGCGGGCCTGGTCGAGACGACCGAATCGCTCAATCTGATCGTCCGCGACATGCAACGCCTCGTGCAGCAGTGGGAACAGGAAGGCGTGTCGCTCAAGCTGAAGTGA
- a CDS encoding DUF1570 domain-containing protein, which translates to MFPRLALIFLLLLPTATAFGADRRPTDLPRPNGSAPKLNKVESKYYWLYTDLPEPAAREAVLRLTRMGEEYASRTAGFAGAIRTKFPVYLFRDATDYYTAGGVAGSAGMFDGQRLLVIAGDDVSAATWHTMQHEGFHQFAHAVIGGNLPTWADEGLAEYFGEGIWTGDGFVTGIVPPWRLERIRRSIAAEEFKSITDVMALTLAEWNGNLSIQNYDQAWSMVHFLVHADNGRYRRAFSTYMNEIGRGRAASRAWQTAFGDTAGFEQKWLAYWRSLPADPSSDLYDQASVATIGSFLGRAIVRKTPISDYATFTATARDPQQQLPMNAPDWLPASLLAEAIERASTSGQVTLEQPANGPARVVLTRADGCLAIASVSIVGGKVKEVTTRFDDSATVLAEAERLKLLNETGRATAILKDALKRNADSPKAADMRAMIKDLAVPPRAGNKSK; encoded by the coding sequence ATGTTTCCGCGGCTTGCCCTCATCTTCCTGCTGCTCCTGCCCACCGCCACGGCGTTTGGGGCAGATCGCAGACCGACCGACCTGCCCCGCCCGAACGGTTCGGCGCCGAAGCTGAACAAGGTCGAATCGAAATATTATTGGCTTTACACCGACCTTCCCGAGCCCGCCGCCCGGGAAGCGGTGTTGCGGCTGACGCGCATGGGCGAGGAATACGCCAGCCGCACCGCGGGCTTCGCCGGCGCCATTCGGACGAAGTTCCCCGTCTACCTGTTCCGCGACGCGACCGACTACTACACCGCCGGCGGCGTCGCGGGGTCGGCGGGCATGTTCGATGGTCAACGGCTCCTCGTGATCGCCGGTGACGACGTCTCGGCCGCCACGTGGCACACGATGCAGCACGAGGGTTTTCACCAGTTCGCACACGCCGTGATCGGTGGCAACCTGCCCACCTGGGCCGACGAAGGGCTGGCCGAGTACTTCGGTGAAGGCATCTGGACCGGTGACGGCTTCGTCACCGGCATCGTGCCACCGTGGCGCCTGGAGCGAATCCGGCGAAGCATCGCCGCGGAAGAATTCAAGTCGATCACCGACGTGATGGCGCTAACGTTGGCCGAGTGGAACGGCAATCTTTCGATCCAGAACTATGACCAGGCGTGGTCAATGGTGCACTTCCTCGTGCACGCCGACAACGGGCGGTACCGCAGGGCGTTCTCGACCTACATGAACGAGATCGGCCGGGGGCGTGCGGCATCGCGCGCGTGGCAAACGGCGTTCGGTGACACCGCCGGCTTTGAACAGAAGTGGCTGGCGTACTGGCGATCGCTGCCGGCCGATCCATCGAGCGATCTGTACGACCAAGCCTCAGTCGCCACGATCGGCAGCTTCCTTGGTCGGGCGATCGTGCGCAAGACCCCGATCAGCGACTACGCCACCTTCACCGCCACCGCGCGAGACCCCCAGCAGCAGTTGCCGATGAACGCGCCCGACTGGCTGCCGGCTAGCTTGCTCGCCGAGGCCATCGAGCGTGCAAGCACGTCCGGACAAGTAACGCTCGAACAGCCAGCGAACGGCCCGGCGCGTGTCGTGTTGACGCGTGCCGATGGCTGTCTGGCCATTGCGAGCGTCAGCATCGTTGGCGGAAAAGTGAAAGAGGTCACGACCCGTTTCGACGACTCGGCCACCGTGCTCGCCGAGGCCGAACGGCTGAAATTGTTGAACGAGACCGGCCGGGCCACGGCGATCCTAAAGGACGCCCTGAAGCGAAACGCCGATTCCCCCAAGGCCGCCGACATGCGTGCGATGATCAAAGATCTCGCCGTCCCGCCGCGTGCAGGGAACAAATCGAAGTAG
- a CDS encoding DUF4126 domain-containing protein: MDYLTMICAGLALAAACGFRVFVPLLGMGAAVAGGVIEPSSGWEWVGSMPALIVLGVATAVEVAAYYVPWVDNLLDTVATPAAIGAGTIVAGAVLPMDEPWAKWTLAALGGGGVAGVVQAGTVLARAVSTGTTGGFGNFTISTAEWVSAVVAVLLAILVPIVAAVLIVLLVVFIARNGRRVIMALTGRRTGVATPVTT; encoded by the coding sequence ATGGACTACCTCACGATGATCTGTGCCGGGCTCGCGCTGGCGGCGGCGTGCGGGTTTCGGGTGTTCGTGCCGTTGCTGGGGATGGGGGCTGCCGTAGCGGGAGGCGTGATCGAACCGTCTTCCGGTTGGGAATGGGTCGGGTCGATGCCCGCGTTGATCGTGCTGGGCGTCGCGACCGCCGTCGAGGTGGCGGCGTACTACGTGCCGTGGGTAGACAACCTGCTCGACACCGTCGCCACACCAGCCGCCATCGGCGCAGGAACGATCGTCGCCGGCGCCGTGCTGCCCATGGACGAACCGTGGGCGAAGTGGACGTTGGCCGCCCTGGGTGGCGGTGGCGTCGCCGGCGTGGTGCAGGCAGGCACGGTCCTCGCCCGTGCCGTCAGCACCGGCACCACCGGCGGCTTCGGCAACTTCACGATCTCGACCGCGGAATGGGTCAGCGCCGTGGTTGCAGTGCTGCTGGCGATCCTCGTTCCCATCGTGGCGGCCGTCCTAATCGTGTTGCTGGTAGTCTTCATCGCCCGCAATGGCCGCCGGGTCATTATGGCATTAACCGGTCGACGAACCGGCGTCGCGACACCGGTCACGACGTAG
- a CDS encoding HU family DNA-binding protein, which produces MATVTKKELIDRIATRTALKRVQVKRVVQQFLDSVVSELGKGNRLEFRDFGVFETRVRKARKAQNPKTLEPVTVPEKRTVKFKVGRLMKQRLTEIGGVPIDDEAPDVAEMAEVDDDDDDDEDETNGKAV; this is translated from the coding sequence ATGGCCACCGTTACGAAGAAAGAACTGATCGATCGTATCGCCACTCGTACTGCGCTGAAGCGCGTGCAAGTGAAGCGCGTGGTGCAGCAGTTTCTCGACTCGGTCGTGAGCGAGTTGGGCAAGGGCAACCGTCTTGAGTTCCGCGACTTCGGCGTCTTCGAGACGCGCGTGCGCAAGGCACGCAAGGCGCAGAACCCCAAGACGCTCGAGCCCGTCACCGTTCCCGAGAAGCGCACCGTGAAGTTCAAGGTCGGCCGGCTGATGAAGCAACGGCTCACCGAGATCGGTGGCGTCCCCATCGACGACGAAGCCCCCGACGTCGCCGAGATGGCGGAGGTTGACGACGACGATGATGACGACGAGGACGAGACGAACGGCAAGGCCGTCTGA
- the epsC gene encoding serine O-acetyltransferase EpsC, with amino-acid sequence MDRQQLNQRLSQVVESIVESARSLPGLTHLDSVLLPNRDKVIEIVDRLRELVFPGYFGKQGLTKESVQFRLGELTLEIADMLYEQIRRCLRYRKRIPDGVMDEDCRECDQAAAEFTHAFLMRVPQVRELLAADVQAAYDSDPAAKGTDETIFCYPGMFAIFVQRLAHELYTMNVPLLPRIMTEYAHSLTGIDIHPGATLGRSFFIDHGTGVVIGETCSIGNNVKIYQGVTLGALAPDRHVEEFRTRKRHPTIEDDVIIYAGATILGGDTVIGKGALIGGNVFITATVPPFNRVTADPPKLKYRERRQRSGGVKEFAPDFQI; translated from the coding sequence ATGGATCGCCAGCAACTGAACCAACGTCTGTCGCAGGTCGTCGAGAGCATCGTCGAGTCGGCCCGGTCGTTGCCGGGGTTGACGCACCTCGACAGCGTGCTGCTGCCGAACCGCGACAAGGTGATCGAGATCGTCGATCGGCTGCGCGAGCTCGTCTTTCCCGGATACTTCGGCAAGCAGGGCCTGACGAAGGAAAGCGTTCAGTTCCGCCTCGGCGAGCTGACGCTGGAGATCGCCGACATGCTGTACGAGCAGATCCGCAGGTGTCTGCGCTACCGCAAGCGAATCCCGGACGGCGTGATGGACGAGGACTGCCGTGAGTGCGACCAGGCGGCCGCCGAGTTCACGCATGCATTTTTGATGCGCGTCCCCCAGGTTCGCGAGCTGCTGGCCGCCGACGTGCAGGCGGCGTACGACTCCGACCCGGCGGCCAAGGGGACCGACGAGACGATCTTCTGCTACCCCGGCATGTTCGCGATCTTCGTCCAGCGGCTGGCGCACGAGCTGTACACGATGAACGTGCCGCTGCTGCCACGCATTATGACCGAGTACGCGCACAGCCTGACGGGCATCGACATCCATCCCGGCGCCACGCTCGGCCGGAGTTTCTTCATCGACCACGGCACGGGCGTGGTGATCGGTGAGACCTGCAGCATCGGCAACAACGTGAAGATCTACCAGGGCGTAACGCTGGGCGCGCTGGCGCCCGACCGGCACGTGGAAGAGTTCCGCACGCGCAAACGGCACCCGACGATCGAGGACGACGTGATCATCTACGCGGGCGCCACAATCCTGGGTGGCGATACGGTGATCGGCAAAGGCGCGTTGATCGGCGGCAACGTCTTCATCACCGCCACCGTGCCACCGTTCAACCGCGTGACCGCCGACCCACCGAAGCTGAAGTACCGGGAACGCCGGCAGCGGTCGGGGGGCGTGAAGGAGTTCGCGCCGGACTTTCAGATTTGA
- the glmM gene encoding phosphoglucosamine mutase gives MIGVSGMRGTIGGTLTPATVARMAAAFAVWTKSTVPARRAPKIVFGRDSRPSGAWVRDAAAAVLIASGCELIDLDIVTTPGVAMMCRHLNADAAIIATASHNPIEWNGLKFLNAEGIALPPAEAARLKQLYDDGATDYVRVTSLVPPARNTETHALHIKRVLERVDVLGISTKRFKVVLDSVNGAGCVATATLLNKLGCQLIHLNATPNGQFPHEPEPTEANLTDLADAVRKQRADIGFAQDPDADRLAIIDENGKYIGEEYTLALAAKYMLAKRPGVAVANLSSSRMLDDIAAQNNSMVVRSCVGEANVVQAMLKHDAVIGGEGNGGVIDTRIVGGRDSLVGIGFVLDLLAASNKKLSQHVAEIPRYEIVKTKFECRREDATRAVEAVKAAFASEKVDTQDGIRIDWPNAWVHARASNTEPIMRIIAEAPTRALADEKIALVQRVVDTALRA, from the coding sequence ATGATCGGCGTATCAGGCATGCGTGGCACGATCGGTGGCACCCTGACCCCCGCGACCGTCGCCCGCATGGCGGCGGCGTTTGCCGTCTGGACGAAGTCGACCGTGCCGGCCCGGCGGGCGCCGAAGATCGTGTTTGGTCGCGATAGTCGCCCGAGCGGCGCCTGGGTGCGGGATGCCGCCGCTGCGGTGCTGATCGCCAGTGGCTGCGAGCTGATCGACCTCGACATCGTGACCACGCCCGGCGTCGCCATGATGTGCCGTCACCTGAACGCCGACGCCGCCATCATCGCAACGGCGTCGCACAACCCGATCGAGTGGAACGGCCTGAAGTTCCTGAACGCCGAGGGCATCGCGTTGCCGCCCGCCGAGGCGGCGCGGTTGAAGCAACTGTACGACGACGGCGCGACCGACTACGTCCGCGTTACGTCGCTCGTGCCGCCGGCCCGCAATACCGAGACGCACGCGTTGCACATCAAGCGGGTGCTGGAGCGCGTCGATGTGCTTGGCATCTCGACGAAGCGATTCAAGGTCGTGCTGGACAGCGTGAACGGTGCCGGCTGTGTTGCGACGGCGACGTTGTTGAACAAGCTGGGATGTCAGCTGATCCACCTGAACGCCACGCCCAACGGCCAGTTCCCGCACGAGCCCGAACCCACCGAGGCGAACCTGACCGACCTCGCCGACGCCGTCCGCAAGCAGCGCGCCGACATCGGCTTTGCCCAGGACCCCGACGCCGACCGATTGGCGATCATCGACGAGAACGGCAAGTACATCGGTGAGGAATATACGCTCGCGCTGGCGGCCAAGTACATGCTGGCCAAGCGGCCCGGCGTGGCGGTGGCGAACCTGTCCAGCAGCCGCATGCTCGACGACATCGCGGCCCAGAACAACAGCATGGTCGTGCGGTCGTGCGTCGGCGAGGCGAACGTCGTGCAGGCCATGCTGAAGCACGACGCCGTCATCGGTGGTGAGGGCAACGGTGGCGTGATCGACACGCGCATCGTGGGTGGCCGGGATAGTCTGGTCGGCATCGGGTTCGTGCTCGACCTGCTGGCCGCGTCGAATAAGAAGCTGAGCCAGCACGTCGCCGAGATCCCCCGATACGAGATCGTGAAGACCAAGTTCGAGTGCCGCCGGGAGGATGCGACCCGCGCCGTGGAGGCCGTGAAGGCGGCGTTTGCCAGCGAGAAGGTCGACACCCAGGACGGCATCCGCATCGACTGGCCCAACGCCTGGGTGCACGCCCGCGCAAGCAACACGGAACCGATCATGCGCATCATCGCCGAGGCGCCGACCCGTGCGCTGGCGGATGAAAAAATCGCGCTGGTGCAGCGGGTGGTGGACACCGCCCTTCGCGCCTGA
- a CDS encoding LL-diaminopimelate aminotransferase, producing the protein MATINDNYLKLKAGYLFPEIGRRVKAFSEANPGAKIIRLGIGDVTEPLPQAIRDAMHKAVDEMGNRETFRGYGPEQGYDFLREAIAKNDFQSRGCDVSADEIFVSDGSKCDCGNILDIFGEGNTIAVTDPVYPVYVDTNVMAGHTGEANERGEYGNLVYLRGTAENNFVPELPTQRVDIIYLCYPNNPTGTVATKETLTKWVNYAKQNGSIILFDAAYEAYITDASVPHSIYEIPGARDCAIEFRSFSKLAGFTGVRCAFTVVPKTLKGKAKDGSEVDLFRLWTRRHTTKFNGVSYITQRGAEAVYSPEGKQQIRSLLDFYLANAKLIREGISSIGLKVFGGVNAPYVWLKTPGNTTSWQFFDDLLSKANVVGTPGSGFGAAGEGYFRISAFNSRANVEEALRRIKANVKA; encoded by the coding sequence ATGGCCACCATTAACGACAACTATCTGAAGCTGAAAGCCGGTTACCTTTTTCCCGAGATCGGGCGGCGCGTGAAAGCGTTTAGTGAGGCAAACCCGGGCGCGAAGATTATCCGTTTGGGCATCGGCGACGTGACCGAACCCTTGCCGCAGGCCATTCGCGATGCGATGCACAAGGCGGTCGACGAGATGGGCAACCGCGAGACGTTCCGCGGGTACGGGCCGGAACAAGGCTACGATTTCCTGCGCGAGGCGATCGCCAAGAACGACTTCCAGTCGCGCGGCTGCGACGTGTCGGCCGACGAGATCTTCGTCAGCGACGGCAGCAAGTGCGACTGCGGCAACATCCTCGACATCTTCGGTGAGGGCAACACGATCGCCGTCACCGATCCCGTCTACCCCGTCTACGTCGACACGAACGTAATGGCGGGCCACACCGGCGAAGCCAACGAGCGCGGCGAGTACGGCAACCTGGTCTACCTGCGCGGCACCGCCGAGAACAACTTCGTGCCTGAACTGCCGACGCAGCGGGTGGACATCATCTACCTCTGCTATCCGAACAACCCCACCGGCACCGTCGCCACGAAAGAAACGCTGACCAAGTGGGTGAACTACGCCAAGCAGAACGGGTCGATCATCCTGTTCGACGCGGCGTACGAGGCGTACATCACCGACGCATCCGTGCCGCACAGCATTTACGAGATTCCCGGCGCCCGCGACTGCGCGATCGAGTTCCGCAGCTTCAGCAAGCTGGCGGGTTTCACCGGCGTTCGCTGTGCGTTTACGGTGGTGCCGAAGACGCTGAAGGGCAAGGCGAAGGACGGCAGCGAGGTCGATTTGTTCCGCCTGTGGACCCGCCGGCATACCACGAAGTTCAATGGCGTGTCGTACATTACCCAGCGCGGCGCCGAGGCCGTCTATTCGCCGGAGGGCAAGCAGCAGATTCGCTCGCTGCTCGACTTCTACCTCGCCAATGCCAAGCTGATCCGCGAAGGCATTTCGTCCATCGGCCTGAAGGTGTTCGGCGGCGTGAACGCGCCGTACGTGTGGCTGAAGACGCCAGGCAACACGACGAGCTGGCAGTTCTTTGATGATCTGCTGAGCAAGGCCAACGTCGTCGGCACCCCCGGCAGCGGCTTCGGCGCCGCCGGTGAGGGTTACTTCCGCATCAGCGCGTTCAACAGCCGCGCGAACGTGGAAGAGGCGCTGCGTCGCATCAAGGCGAACGTGAAGGCGTAG